From Trichocoleus sp. FACHB-46, one genomic window encodes:
- a CDS encoding sodium-dependent bicarbonate transport family permease, whose translation MDFLSLFLMDFVKQLQSPTLGFLIGGMVIAALGSELVIPEAICQIIVFMLLTKIGLTGGIAIRNSNLTEMILPAAFAVAVGILVVFIARYTLAKLPKVKTIDAIATGGLFGAVSGSTMAAALTLLEEQKMPYEAWAAALYPFMDIPALVTAIVVANIYLNHKKRSAAGESLSKQEYSSPAGEYTSPASAALSPAGASLPAGTAFSTTDDYPSPAGAYPSSRQEYLRQQQSADNRVKIWPIVKESLQGPALSAMLLGIALGLFTQPESVYKSFYDPLFRGLLSILMLVMGMEAWSRLGELRKVAQWYVVYSVVAPLVHGFLAFGLGMIAHYATGFSMGGVVILAVIAASSSDISGPPTLRAGIPSANPSAYIGASTAIGTPIAIGLAIPLFLGLAQAIGGS comes from the coding sequence GTGGATTTTTTGTCCTTGTTTTTAATGGACTTCGTTAAGCAGTTGCAGTCCCCAACACTCGGCTTTTTGATTGGGGGTATGGTCATTGCCGCCCTTGGTAGCGAATTGGTAATTCCAGAGGCGATTTGTCAGATCATCGTCTTCATGCTGCTCACCAAAATCGGTCTGACCGGTGGTATTGCGATCCGCAATTCCAACCTAACAGAGATGATTTTACCCGCAGCGTTTGCTGTAGCAGTAGGGATTCTTGTTGTATTCATCGCGCGCTATACGTTAGCCAAGCTGCCGAAGGTCAAAACCATAGATGCGATTGCGACCGGGGGGTTGTTTGGTGCGGTGAGTGGCTCTACCATGGCCGCCGCCCTGACACTCCTGGAAGAACAAAAAATGCCATACGAGGCATGGGCTGCCGCACTCTATCCTTTCATGGATATCCCAGCGCTCGTCACGGCGATTGTGGTAGCCAACATTTATCTCAACCACAAGAAGCGTAGTGCAGCAGGCGAGTCTCTCAGCAAGCAGGAGTATTCCAGTCCCGCAGGCGAATATACCAGTCCCGCAAGCGCGGCTTTAAGTCCCGCAGGCGCATCTCTCCCTGCAGGCACGGCTTTCAGTACCACAGACGATTATCCCAGTCCCGCAGGTGCTTATCCTAGCAGCCGACAAGAGTATCTCAGACAGCAGCAGTCTGCGGATAACCGGGTCAAGATATGGCCGATCGTGAAGGAAAGCCTCCAGGGACCTGCTCTATCGGCAATGTTGCTCGGCATTGCTCTTGGCCTGTTCACTCAGCCGGAAAGTGTCTATAAAAGCTTCTACGACCCTCTCTTCCGCGGCTTGCTTTCGATCTTGATGCTAGTCATGGGTATGGAGGCTTGGTCAAGACTTGGCGAACTGCGCAAGGTAGCCCAGTGGTACGTCGTGTATAGCGTAGTGGCACCACTGGTGCATGGGTTCCTCGCCTTCGGTCTCGGCATGATTGCCCACTACGCCACAGGATTCAGCATGGGTGGTGTTGTCATCCTGGCCGTCATCGCCGCCTCCAGTTCAGACATCTCAGGTCCGCCCACGTTGCGAGCCGGTATCCCGTCAGCCAATCCTTCTGCCTACATCGGTGCCTCCACAGCTATCGGTACACCCATTGCGATTGGCTTGGCAATACCGCTCTTCCTCGGTCTTGCCCAAGCAATCGGCGGTAGCTAA
- a CDS encoding cation:proton antiporter: MAPIPFLATVVAEDSPIILSGVLLTLVVIYLASKFGAEVARRLDFPPVLGELVAGVIVGVSALHLVIFPEGGLSASDSVIMTALQGLNQLAPDALTRIFESQSEVISVLAEIGVIILLFEIGLESDLRQLKEVGIQATVVACVGVAAPFAAGTAGLMMLFHVAAIPAIFAGAALTATSIGITSKVLSELGQLKSKEGQIIVGAAVIDDVLGIIVLAVVASLAKTGEIDIANVIYLIVSATAFLIGSVLLGGIFNKSFVAIVDQLKTRGNIVIPAFIFAFFMAFLGNAIHLEAILGAFAAGLVLDETDARNELDELIKPIADLLVPIFFVTVGARADLSVLNPMVPENRAGLLIAVFLVRVAIVGKLVTGWGVFGLPEINRFAIGVGMIPRGEVGLVFAGIGSASGVLDKPLEVSIIIMVILTTFLAPPFLRVAFSSTNPIPEPTTPVEAASE, encoded by the coding sequence ATGGCTCCGATACCATTCCTGGCAACCGTTGTTGCTGAAGATTCACCCATTATTCTGTCTGGCGTATTGCTGACGCTGGTGGTGATTTATTTGGCCAGCAAGTTCGGCGCAGAGGTCGCTAGGCGATTGGATTTTCCGCCTGTCCTGGGGGAACTAGTCGCTGGTGTGATTGTCGGCGTTTCGGCGTTGCACCTGGTGATCTTTCCCGAAGGGGGGCTATCTGCATCTGATTCGGTGATTATGACGGCGCTGCAAGGATTGAATCAATTGGCACCGGATGCGCTGACCCGGATCTTTGAGTCGCAAAGTGAAGTGATTTCGGTTCTGGCTGAAATCGGTGTGATTATTCTGCTGTTTGAAATTGGATTGGAATCCGATCTGCGGCAACTGAAGGAAGTGGGCATTCAAGCTACGGTCGTTGCCTGTGTCGGAGTTGCGGCACCTTTTGCGGCGGGCACGGCAGGGTTAATGATGCTCTTTCATGTCGCAGCAATTCCAGCGATTTTTGCGGGGGCTGCGTTAACGGCAACGAGTATCGGCATTACCTCTAAAGTGTTGTCAGAGTTAGGTCAACTCAAATCCAAAGAAGGGCAAATCATTGTTGGCGCAGCGGTGATTGATGATGTTCTCGGCATTATTGTCCTGGCTGTAGTCGCTAGCTTAGCCAAAACTGGTGAGATTGATATCGCCAATGTCATTTACTTGATTGTCAGCGCTACCGCATTTTTAATTGGATCAGTTTTGTTGGGGGGTATCTTTAACAAAAGTTTTGTGGCGATCGTGGATCAGCTCAAAACCCGTGGAAATATTGTTATTCCGGCATTCATCTTCGCTTTCTTTATGGCATTTTTAGGTAACGCCATTCACCTTGAAGCAATTTTGGGTGCCTTTGCAGCGGGTTTGGTGCTTGATGAAACCGATGCTCGGAACGAGTTAGATGAATTAATCAAACCGATCGCCGATTTACTGGTACCAATCTTCTTTGTGACGGTGGGAGCGCGTGCCGATCTCAGTGTTCTGAACCCGATGGTACCGGAGAATCGGGCGGGACTATTGATTGCTGTCTTTTTGGTAAGGGTGGCGATCGTTGGCAAACTGGTGACGGGCTGGGGAGTGTTTGGATTACCCGAAATCAATCGCTTCGCGATCGGGGTTGGGATGATCCCTCGAGGTGAGGTAGGTCTGGTGTTTGCTGGCATCGGCTCAGCTAGCGGCGTTTTAGATAAGCCACTGGAGGTGTCGATCATTATCATGGTGATCTTGACAACTTTTCTGGCTCCACCTTTTTTGCGGGTTGCCTTCTCATCCACTAACCCCATCCCAGAACCTACGACTCCTGTAGAAGCAGCGAGTGAGTAA
- a CDS encoding cation:proton antiporter subunit C, which translates to MQMLLEESVLEACALATILLGFFGIILKKNLVMKIISMDVMSTGVIAYYIVIAARDGLYTPIVTKGMQQAYADPVPQAVILTAIVIGFSIQALMLVGVMKLSRDNPTLESNEIERNQTL; encoded by the coding sequence ATGCAGATGTTATTAGAAGAATCTGTGTTGGAGGCCTGTGCTTTAGCCACTATTTTATTAGGCTTCTTTGGCATCATCCTGAAGAAGAACCTGGTCATGAAAATCATCTCTATGGATGTGATGAGTACTGGGGTGATTGCCTACTACATCGTCATAGCAGCGCGAGATGGTTTGTATACGCCTATTGTTACTAAGGGAATGCAGCAAGCCTATGCCGACCCCGTACCTCAGGCGGTCATCCTGACGGCAATTGTGATTGGCTTTTCAATTCAGGCTCTGATGCTGGTCGGTGTAATGAAGCTGTCGCGTGATAATCCCACCTTGGAAAGCAACGAGATTGAGCGGAATCAAACATTATGA
- a CDS encoding cation:proton antiporter, which translates to MTALTLSWIGFPFAVGFLIYLLPRLSRSLALAGTLASVAYSIWLFLASEPITLRLLDNFGVSLLLDPLASFFILTNALVTTAVIFYCWQSDRSAFFFAQTLILHGSVNAALICSDLISLYVALEVLSIAAFLLITYPRTDRSIWVGLRYLFISNIAMLFYLVGAVLVYKAHHSFDFEGLRGAPYEAIALIFLGLLTKAGVFVSGLWLPLTHSESESPVSALMSGMVVKAGILPMARFALFLEEIDPIVRFFGVGTALLGVFYAVFEKDVKRMLAFHTVSQLGFILAAPEVGGFYALTHGLVKASLFLQAGKLPSRSFKDLNQRSLHTPLWIALVIASFSISGFPLLSGFGAKVLTMKNLLPWQVIAMNIAALGTSISFAKFIFLPHKNLNESERPSLQPGFWAAMVLLLGGLFAANVVYYEAYTFTNIVKPLGTIFLGWILYLAIFRQVVLKLPRVLEEFEHLVGVMGLSLVVLFWMAMA; encoded by the coding sequence ATGACAGCCCTTACTTTGTCCTGGATCGGATTTCCGTTTGCGGTGGGTTTTCTGATTTACCTGTTACCTCGCCTCTCGCGATCACTTGCCCTGGCTGGCACTCTAGCTTCGGTCGCCTATTCTATATGGCTATTTCTTGCATCCGAACCCATTACGCTACGGTTATTGGATAACTTTGGGGTTAGCCTGCTGTTAGATCCGTTAGCAAGTTTCTTTATTCTGACCAATGCTCTCGTTACAACTGCTGTCATTTTTTATTGCTGGCAGAGTGACCGCTCTGCCTTCTTTTTTGCACAAACTCTGATCCTTCACGGTAGTGTGAATGCAGCGCTGATCTGCTCTGATTTGATTAGTTTATATGTAGCACTAGAGGTTTTGAGTATTGCTGCATTCTTGCTCATTACTTATCCGAGAACAGATCGATCGATCTGGGTTGGACTGCGCTATTTATTCATTAGCAACATAGCGATGCTGTTCTATTTGGTGGGAGCAGTACTGGTCTATAAAGCCCATCATTCCTTTGATTTTGAGGGATTACGGGGAGCACCTTATGAAGCGATCGCCCTCATTTTTTTAGGTCTGCTGACTAAGGCAGGTGTATTTGTATCAGGCCTCTGGCTCCCGCTCACCCACTCTGAGTCAGAATCGCCCGTTTCGGCTCTGATGTCTGGGATGGTTGTAAAGGCAGGGATTCTGCCGATGGCACGTTTCGCCCTTTTTCTAGAAGAGATAGACCCAATTGTGCGTTTTTTTGGGGTAGGAACGGCACTGTTGGGGGTGTTCTATGCAGTCTTTGAGAAGGATGTAAAACGGATGCTGGCATTCCATACGGTGTCGCAGTTGGGCTTCATCCTAGCGGCTCCAGAGGTTGGCGGGTTCTATGCCCTAACCCACGGGTTGGTAAAGGCTTCTCTGTTTTTACAAGCCGGGAAGTTGCCCAGTCGCAGTTTCAAAGACCTTAACCAGCGATCGCTCCATACTCCCCTCTGGATTGCCCTCGTGATTGCCAGCTTCTCAATTTCAGGATTTCCTTTGCTGTCGGGTTTTGGGGCAAAGGTGTTAACCATGAAGAATCTGCTGCCTTGGCAGGTGATTGCGATGAACATTGCTGCTTTAGGAACATCTATTTCGTTTGCGAAGTTCATCTTTTTACCCCACAAAAACCTAAATGAGTCAGAGCGGCCATCTCTTCAACCAGGTTTTTGGGCTGCGATGGTGCTGCTTCTGGGTGGATTGTTCGCGGCGAACGTTGTGTATTACGAGGCATATACCTTCACAAATATTGTGAAGCCTTTAGGCACCATCTTCCTGGGGTGGATTCTTTACCTGGCAATTTTCCGGCAGGTAGTTCTGAAACTACCCCGTGTTCTGGAAGAATTTGAACATTTAGTCGGGGTTATGGGCCTAAGTTTAGTCGTGCTCTTCTGGATGGCAATGGCATGA
- a CDS encoding Na+/H+ antiporter subunit E, with amino-acid sequence MIAHIIFRLVIWFLLTANLSVANIIIGVSVALLLPRGATSPTRLKELLQAIWKIVQAVPQAYSEAIQLILQPHTQEEIVMERVKARRTPGLIFLDIFLITFTPKTTVLKYHEDGWYEVHRVCRRKQP; translated from the coding sequence ATGATTGCACATATCATTTTTCGATTGGTAATCTGGTTCTTGCTAACGGCTAACCTGAGTGTGGCAAACATCATCATTGGTGTGAGCGTTGCATTACTGTTACCTCGCGGCGCAACTTCACCTACACGACTGAAGGAGTTGCTACAAGCAATATGGAAAATTGTTCAAGCCGTTCCCCAAGCCTACTCGGAAGCCATTCAACTGATTTTGCAACCCCATACTCAGGAAGAAATCGTGATGGAGCGGGTCAAGGCGAGACGAACACCTGGCCTTATCTTCCTGGATATATTTCTAATTACCTTTACCCCTAAAACCACCGTCTTGAAGTATCACGAAGACGGCTGGTACGAAGTTCATCGTGTATGCAGGAGGAAACAGCCATGA
- a CDS encoding monovalent cation/H(+) antiporter subunit G, whose product MIKLLSDLCIGVGLIFWFWGTSSLLTRRSVLFKLHNLSVSDTLGSISIITGLLLLRPREWPLLLLAILSLALWNTMLGYVLAYCSSSSPMRTLNFRRRSDG is encoded by the coding sequence ATGATTAAGCTGTTGAGCGACCTCTGTATTGGAGTTGGGTTAATCTTCTGGTTCTGGGGTACTTCGTCTCTGTTGACTCGGCGATCGGTGCTATTTAAACTCCACAACCTTTCGGTGTCGGACACCTTAGGGTCGATCAGCATCATTACAGGTCTGCTCCTGCTCCGCCCCCGTGAGTGGCCGCTCCTGCTCCTGGCAATTCTTTCCCTGGCTCTATGGAATACGATGCTGGGCTATGTCCTGGCCTATTGCTCCAGCAGCAGCCCCATGCGTACCCTCAATTTTAGGAGGCGTAGTGATGGATAG
- a CDS encoding DUF4040 domain-containing protein, producing the protein MDSYVYVIVALLPLAAAMVIFQTNPYHALVIRGILGAIAALVYTVLGAPDVALTEALVGTLLAISLYAVAVRSSLVLRLGILKDEGVTSNSTESSPEHSFRQLLEDLRTAFGKHYMRVELVPYMDEENLHQALLDKDVHAICTYTESLEGKVQSEAILPYTTTTRLPRIYEILQAEMVSIPVRLSHNSSSQSEMKG; encoded by the coding sequence ATGGATAGCTATGTTTACGTGATTGTTGCTCTGCTGCCCCTAGCCGCTGCAATGGTGATCTTTCAAACGAACCCTTACCACGCTCTCGTAATTCGGGGCATTTTGGGGGCGATCGCCGCCCTTGTCTACACAGTACTGGGTGCTCCCGATGTGGCTTTAACCGAAGCATTAGTGGGAACGTTGTTAGCGATTAGCCTGTATGCGGTTGCTGTGCGATCGTCCTTGGTACTGCGCTTGGGGATATTAAAAGATGAGGGTGTTACTAGCAACTCAACGGAATCTTCCCCAGAACATTCTTTCCGTCAACTCCTAGAGGATCTGCGCACTGCATTTGGCAAGCATTATATGCGAGTCGAACTCGTGCCCTACATGGATGAGGAAAATCTGCACCAAGCCCTTTTAGACAAGGATGTACATGCTATTTGCACCTATACAGAATCTTTAGAAGGGAAAGTACAATCCGAAGCAATACTCCCTTATACAACAACGACACGTCTCCCTCGTATCTACGAGATTTTGCAAGCCGAAATGGTTTCTATCCCTGTGCGGCTTAGTCACAACAGTTCATCACAATCGGAGATGAAGGGATGA
- a CDS encoding Na(+)/H(+) antiporter subunit B: protein MKWVYVAAGIAFFFKMLFLSENPAPTLPFSIVDAVVQDSGVPNAVSGIILRNRLYDTIFEVIVFTIAIMGTKYLLSNERLPKKVYQFSDESSIILARLGATISALVGVELAIRGHLSPGGGFAAGVAGGTAIGLIAMTSSTAWMQGIYQRWHAATWEKISVLIFILLSVITLSGFELPHGDFGALLSGGILPILNILVAVKVALGSWAVVLIFIRYRGLL from the coding sequence ATGAAATGGGTTTATGTTGCCGCAGGAATAGCATTTTTCTTCAAAATGCTATTCCTGTCTGAAAATCCGGCTCCTACCTTACCGTTCTCCATCGTCGATGCGGTGGTTCAAGATAGCGGCGTACCGAATGCAGTTTCAGGTATTATCCTGCGTAATCGCCTGTATGACACCATTTTTGAAGTGATTGTTTTTACGATCGCCATCATGGGAACTAAATATCTCTTATCCAATGAACGGCTACCTAAAAAGGTCTACCAATTTAGCGACGAATCTTCCATTATTCTGGCGCGGTTGGGAGCAACCATCTCTGCCTTGGTGGGAGTTGAGTTAGCGATTCGTGGCCATCTTAGTCCAGGAGGCGGTTTTGCGGCTGGAGTAGCTGGGGGAACGGCGATCGGACTGATTGCCATGACCTCATCTACGGCATGGATGCAGGGAATTTATCAGCGTTGGCACGCTGCTACCTGGGAAAAGATATCAGTGCTCATATTTATTTTACTGTCGGTGATAACGCTATCCGGATTTGAACTTCCCCACGGTGATTTCGGTGCTCTGCTGAGTGGTGGAATTTTGCCAATTTTGAATATTTTGGTAGCAGTCAAAGTAGCTTTGGGATCGTGGGCCGTCGTTCTCATATTTATTCGCTATAGAGGACTGTTGTAG
- a CDS encoding potassium channel family protein: MSNPNFLTKRALEQEQSEILQQLENWLEIPMLILSFVWLALFVVELIWGLSPLLDVLGITIWVLFILDFGLKFFLAPQKLAYLKQNWLTMLSLMLPALRVLRVVKVLRAFQTVRAVRGLRFLRVMTRTNRGMRVLAASVNRRGLGYVIGLTAIATLIGAAGMYAFEREVPESALTDYGTALWWTAMVMTTMGSDYFPKTPEGRLLCFLLALYAFAVFGYVAATLATFFVGQDAENPEAEVAGAKAIVELQAEIAALRTELQALFHQQQEE; the protein is encoded by the coding sequence ATGAGTAATCCAAACTTCTTAACAAAGCGTGCCCTAGAACAAGAGCAAAGTGAAATTCTGCAACAGCTTGAGAATTGGCTGGAAATTCCCATGCTAATCCTCAGCTTTGTCTGGTTGGCACTATTTGTAGTTGAGTTAATCTGGGGGCTTTCACCGCTCTTGGACGTGTTGGGCATTACCATCTGGGTGCTATTTATTCTGGATTTCGGGCTAAAGTTTTTTCTGGCTCCTCAGAAACTGGCCTACCTGAAACAGAACTGGCTAACGATGCTTTCACTGATGCTGCCAGCTCTACGGGTTCTACGAGTAGTGAAAGTTTTGCGAGCATTCCAAACGGTTCGTGCAGTTCGAGGCTTACGATTCCTTAGAGTGATGACCCGAACTAATCGAGGTATGCGTGTTTTAGCTGCAAGCGTTAATCGACGGGGGTTGGGATATGTCATTGGGCTAACAGCAATCGCCACTTTGATTGGTGCTGCTGGAATGTATGCCTTCGAGCGTGAGGTTCCTGAATCTGCCTTAACCGATTACGGCACAGCACTCTGGTGGACGGCAATGGTGATGACTACGATGGGGTCAGATTACTTTCCAAAGACTCCGGAGGGAAGGTTACTGTGCTTTTTGCTAGCACTCTATGCCTTTGCTGTGTTCGGTTATGTTGCAGCGACCCTTGCCACATTCTTTGTGGGTCAGGATGCTGAAAATCCGGAGGCTGAGGTTGCAGGGGCAAAAGCGATCGTAGAGTTACAGGCAGAAATTGCTGCCTTGAGAACAGAACTTCAAGCTCTATTCCACCAGCAGCAGGAAGAGTAA
- a CDS encoding DUF389 domain-containing protein, whose product MFRIKGIRDRFRLMGKKRVESQQLQQLQTELLEESILGASYLILLVGSCAIATFGLLTNSTAVIIGAMIIAPLMLPIRGLAFGALEGNVVLFRKGLISLLVGTLLAIVLAWSLGLLVGIASFGSEVLSRSKPTLLDLGIAVAAGGISGYAKVQPKISGSLAGTAIAVALMPPICVIGLGLAQREWSLSVGAALLYLTNLLGITLSCMLTFLLAGYTPLHQARKALGWTAALTIALILPLSIGFAELVRQTQLESSLQKALINRTLTFQRLELLNIDTNWLSKPPQVRLSVRSQEPITPKQVQLLEAFVEREMGRPFTLIFTVSEVKEVRRTEAPRLPTRP is encoded by the coding sequence GTGTTTAGAATAAAAGGCATTCGCGATCGCTTTCGACTGATGGGAAAAAAGCGAGTAGAATCCCAGCAACTTCAGCAATTACAGACTGAATTGCTAGAGGAATCTATTCTCGGTGCCAGCTACTTAATTTTGCTCGTTGGCTCTTGTGCGATCGCTACCTTTGGGCTGCTGACCAACAGTACTGCCGTCATTATTGGTGCCATGATTATTGCTCCTTTAATGTTGCCGATTCGAGGACTAGCCTTTGGAGCCCTCGAAGGAAATGTAGTGCTTTTTCGCAAAGGATTAATTTCATTGTTGGTCGGAACACTGCTGGCAATTGTCTTAGCTTGGAGTTTAGGGTTGTTAGTGGGTATTGCTAGTTTTGGCAGCGAGGTATTATCCCGCTCAAAACCGACGCTCCTAGATTTGGGAATTGCGGTTGCAGCCGGTGGTATTAGTGGCTATGCCAAAGTTCAGCCTAAAATCTCAGGCAGTTTAGCAGGAACCGCGATCGCCGTTGCCCTCATGCCGCCCATCTGTGTCATTGGGCTCGGGTTAGCACAAAGAGAGTGGTCGCTCAGTGTCGGAGCAGCTTTGCTCTATCTCACCAATCTGCTTGGTATCACCCTATCCTGTATGCTGACGTTTCTGCTAGCAGGCTACACTCCACTTCATCAAGCCCGCAAGGCACTTGGTTGGACCGCCGCTCTAACCATTGCCCTGATATTGCCACTGAGTATTGGCTTTGCTGAATTAGTTCGTCAAACCCAGTTAGAGAGTAGCCTGCAAAAAGCGTTGATCAATCGTACGCTCACATTTCAACGCTTGGAACTGTTAAACATCGACACGAATTGGTTAAGCAAACCACCTCAAGTGCGATTGAGTGTGCGATCGCAGGAACCCATCACGCCGAAGCAAGTACAGCTCTTAGAAGCCTTTGTAGAACGAGAAATGGGGCGACCTTTTACCCTCATCTTTACAGTCAGTGAGGTAAAAGAAGTCAGACGAACCGAAGCACCTCGTTTACCTACCCGACCTTGA